Genomic window (Candidatus Binatus sp.):
GCGATCATCGGCCGCGCGATCGCCGTGCCCAGCAGGTAATAGCCCTCGTACACCGCATTTGCGCGCATCATCGGGAACACGAAGTCGCGCGCGAATTCCTCGCGAAGATCGACGATATGAAGCTTGCTCGCTCCGGTCTTGAGCGCCTTCGCTTCCAGGCCCTCGGTCTCGTCGCCCTGACCGATGTCCGCGCAATATGCGATCACCTCGCAGCCGAAGCGATCCTTGATCCAGCGCAGGATCACCGACGTGTCGAGTCCGCCCGAGTAGGCGAGCACCAGTTTCTTTATTTCCTCGGCTGCCACGATTCGTCCGAACCTCACTCCGGCGACGGCGAAGTCTGCAAAATTTCAGGACGGATCAGCCAGACCATCACCGCCTTCTGCGCATGCAGCCGGTTCTCGGCTTGATCAAGCACGACCGAGCGCGGCCCGTCGATCACGGCGTCGGTAATTTCCTCGCCGCGATGCGCCGGCAGGCAATGCATTACGATCGCGCCCTTGCGCGCATTCTTCAGCAGCGCGTCGTTGACCTGGAACCGCTTGAAGTCGCGCCGGCGCTGCGCCGCTTCTTTCTCACGGCCCATCGAAGTCCAGGTGTCGGTGTAAACGACGTCCGCGTCCTTTACCGCCTCGGCAGGATCGTCGGTGAGCGTGCCGATCTCCTCGCCGCGCAGGCGCTTCATGAACGCCTGCTCGGGCTCGTAGCCCTTCGGGCAAGCCAGCCGCAGCTCGAAACCTGCGATCGAGGCCGCCTCGATCCAGCTCTGTGCGAGGTTGAATCCATCACCCACAAATGCGACGCGGACCTTCCTGAGATCGCGCCCGAAGTGTTCCTGCAGCGTCATCAGATCGGCGAGCAACTGGCACGGATGAAGCAAATCGGTGAGCCCGTTGATGACCGGCACGGTGGCCTCGCGCGCAAGCTCAACCGCGGTCTCGTGCGAGAAGGTGCGAATCATGATCAAATCCACCGACCGCGAAATGTTCCGCGCGACGTCCTTGACCGATTCGCGCTCCCCGATACCTATATCATTCGGCGCCAGATAAATCGCATGCCCGCCAAGCTGCGCCATGCCGGTCTCGAACGTGATTCGCGTCCGCAGCGACGGCTTCTGAAACACCATCGCGAGTGTCTTGCCGCGCAGGTACGGATGCTCGAGTCCGATCTTGAGCTCGGCCTTCAGCCGCGCGCCAAGCGCGAGCAGTCCGACGAGTTCAGCCGGCGAGAGCGAACTGAGATCGAGCAAATCGCG
Coding sequences:
- the argF gene encoding ornithine carbamoyltransferase produces the protein MKRDLLDLSSLSPAELVGLLALGARLKAELKIGLEHPYLRGKTLAMVFQKPSLRTRITFETGMAQLGGHAIYLAPNDIGIGERESVKDVARNISRSVDLIMIRTFSHETAVELAREATVPVINGLTDLLHPCQLLADLMTLQEHFGRDLRKVRVAFVGDGFNLAQSWIEAASIAGFELRLACPKGYEPEQAFMKRLRGEEIGTLTDDPAEAVKDADVVYTDTWTSMGREKEAAQRRRDFKRFQVNDALLKNARKGAIVMHCLPAHRGEEITDAVIDGPRSVVLDQAENRLHAQKAVMVWLIRPEILQTSPSPE